TCTTCTCCCGGTTCTTAGGTGCCCTCGACCTGAAACAATACCAGGTTCAGGCCATATACGTCATGCGTCCCTTCCGGGAGTCGCCTTCGGAACTGGTCCGGCGGATGTACCGTTTCTACGGCCCGGTAGACTTTGTCAGAAGAGGCGTGCAGTACGCCGTCCGCCTGGCGGGAGATCGGTTGCGCTTGCGTGCCCATTCTGTTCGCGCCATTGCGAAAAGGTACGGCATACCAGTATTAGAGGTTTCTGATGTTAACAGTCCGACCTTTGCCAGGCAGGTGGCTGCGTACGACCCCGACGTGATACTGTCGGTGGCCGCTCCCCAGCTATTTGGTGAACATCTGCTAAGGTTACCCAACTGGGGCTGCCTCAATGTGCACAGTGCCAAGCTTCCTCAATACCGAGGGATGATGCCGGTATTTTGGGCTCTGTACCACGGAGACCGAACCGTGGGCGTCACTGTACACCGCATGGATGAGCGGCTTGACCGCGGCGACGTGCTCCTGCAGGTGGAAGTTCCCGTGTGCGAAGGGGACAGCCTCGATGCCGTGATGACGCGTTGTAAGGAAGCCGCAGCTGACGCAGTCCTTGCGGCGTTGTCTCAGATCCGGGACGGGACGGTGACCCTGCGACCTGTTGAGGGCCGGGGCTCCTACTTTTCGTTTCCGCGCCCAGAGCACGTACGGGTCCTCAGACAGAGGGGGTACCGTCTCCTGT
The genomic region above belongs to Bacillota bacterium and contains:
- a CDS encoding formyltransferase family protein, whose amino-acid sequence is MRLVVITQDDPFYVPVFFSRFLGALDLKQYQVQAIYVMRPFRESPSELVRRMYRFYGPVDFVRRGVQYAVRLAGDRLRLRAHSVRAIAKRYGIPVLEVSDVNSPTFARQVAAYDPDVILSVAAPQLFGEHLLRLPNWGCLNVHSAKLPQYRGMMPVFWALYHGDRTVGVTVHRMDERLDRGDVLLQVEVPVCEGDSLDAVMTRCKEAAADAVLAALSQIRDGTVTLRPVEGRGSYFSFPRPEHVRVLRQRGYRLL